A window of the Henckelia pumila isolate YLH828 chromosome 3, ASM3356847v2, whole genome shotgun sequence genome harbors these coding sequences:
- the LOC140891361 gene encoding growth-regulating factor 1-like isoform X3 produces the protein MMSGGGSCRYPFTAIQWQELEHQALVFKYMASGIPVPPDLLFSIRRSLDSSFSSSFLLQQPQHTIGWNGFQVGFGRKIDPEPGRCRRTDGKKWRCSKEAYPDSKYCERHMHRGRNRSRKPVEILSTPPKSAITPPNAIPIINSPTPRKAHSFTSPNLSSRRSSIGGLQENPTSFFMDSAACSPLHGKDYRSSNGHGLKREINEHTFFAEANPISNDDSTWQLAPLTIGSSLSHMKHKPYACDFQTGQHLQSLKDYNLDIPDSHHPKKIMHHFLDESPNKDNKDSWLNSDDKMSIHNKTHLSNSVPKSMHDFFMTQK, from the exons ATGATGAGTGGTGGTGGAAGCTGTAGGTACCCTTTCACTGCAATCCAGTGGCAAGAGCTTGAACACCAAGCTCTTGTTTTCAAGTACATGGCTTCTGGAATCCCTGTTCCGCCGGATCTCCTCTTCTCCATCAGAAGAAGCTTGGATTCCTCGTTTTCCTCGAGTTTTCTCCTGCAACAACCCCAACACACTA TTGGATGGAATGGATTCCAAGTGGGGTTTGGGAGGAAAATAGATCCAGAACCGGGGAGATGCCGAAGAACAGATGGGAAGAAATGGAGGTGTTCCAAAGAAGCATATCCTGATTCCAAGTACTGTGAAAGACACATGCACAGAGGCAGAAACCGTTCAAGAAAGCCTGTGGAAATACTGTCGACGCCACCAAAATCAGCAATAACACCCCCAAATGCTATTCCAATCATCAACTCACCAACACCCCGAAAAGCACACTCTTTCACTTCACCGAATCTGTCTTCAAGACGTTCATCCATCGGCGGCTTGCAAGAAAATCCCACCAGCTTTTTCATGGATTCCGCCGCTTGTTCCCCTCTACATGGCAAAGATTACAG AAGCAGCAATGGACATGGTCTGAAAAGGGAAATCAACGAACACACGTTTTTCGCAGAGGCGAATCCAATCTCTAACGATGATTCCACTTGGCAACTGGCGCCACTCACCATAGGTTCTTCTCTGTCCCACATGAAACACAAGCCTTATGCTTGTGATTTCCAGACTGGCCAACATTTACAGAGCCTGAAAGATTACAACTTGGACATTCCTGATTCCCATCACCCCAAGAAAATCATGCATCATTTTCTTGACGAAAGCCCAAACAAGGACAACAAAGATTCTTGGCTGAATTCTGATGATAAAATGTCAATCCACAACAAGACTCACCTTTCAAATTCTGTACCGAAGTCTATGCATGACTTCTTCATGACACAAAAATA A
- the LOC140891361 gene encoding growth-regulating factor 1-like isoform X2, producing MMSGGGSCRYPFTAIQWQELEHQALVFKYMASGIPVPPDLLFSIRRSLDSSFSSSFLLQQPQHTSIGWNGFQVGFGRKIDPEPGRCRRTDGKKWRCSKEAYPDSKYCERHMHRGRNRSRKPVEILSTPPKSAITPPNAIPIINSPTPRKAHSFTSPNLSSRRSSIGGLQENPTSFFMDSAACSPLHGKDYRSSNGHGLKREINEHTFFAEANPISNDDSTWQLAPLTIGSSLSHMKHKPYACDFQTGQHLQSLKDYNLDIPDSHHPKKIMHHFLDESPNKDNKDSWLNSDDKMSIHNKTHLSNSVPKSMHDFFMTQK from the exons ATGATGAGTGGTGGTGGAAGCTGTAGGTACCCTTTCACTGCAATCCAGTGGCAAGAGCTTGAACACCAAGCTCTTGTTTTCAAGTACATGGCTTCTGGAATCCCTGTTCCGCCGGATCTCCTCTTCTCCATCAGAAGAAGCTTGGATTCCTCGTTTTCCTCGAGTTTTCTCCTGCAACAACCCCAACACACTAGTA TTGGATGGAATGGATTCCAAGTGGGGTTTGGGAGGAAAATAGATCCAGAACCGGGGAGATGCCGAAGAACAGATGGGAAGAAATGGAGGTGTTCCAAAGAAGCATATCCTGATTCCAAGTACTGTGAAAGACACATGCACAGAGGCAGAAACCGTTCAAGAAAGCCTGTGGAAATACTGTCGACGCCACCAAAATCAGCAATAACACCCCCAAATGCTATTCCAATCATCAACTCACCAACACCCCGAAAAGCACACTCTTTCACTTCACCGAATCTGTCTTCAAGACGTTCATCCATCGGCGGCTTGCAAGAAAATCCCACCAGCTTTTTCATGGATTCCGCCGCTTGTTCCCCTCTACATGGCAAAGATTACAG AAGCAGCAATGGACATGGTCTGAAAAGGGAAATCAACGAACACACGTTTTTCGCAGAGGCGAATCCAATCTCTAACGATGATTCCACTTGGCAACTGGCGCCACTCACCATAGGTTCTTCTCTGTCCCACATGAAACACAAGCCTTATGCTTGTGATTTCCAGACTGGCCAACATTTACAGAGCCTGAAAGATTACAACTTGGACATTCCTGATTCCCATCACCCCAAGAAAATCATGCATCATTTTCTTGACGAAAGCCCAAACAAGGACAACAAAGATTCTTGGCTGAATTCTGATGATAAAATGTCAATCCACAACAAGACTCACCTTTCAAATTCTGTACCGAAGTCTATGCATGACTTCTTCATGACACAAAAATA A
- the LOC140891361 gene encoding growth-regulating factor 1-like isoform X1: MMSGGGSCRYPFTAIQWQELEHQALVFKYMASGIPVPPDLLFSIRRSLDSSFSSSFLLQQPQHTSSTLCFHFLYVGFYLVFAFHSELMICFNFSAVGWNGFQVGFGRKIDPEPGRCRRTDGKKWRCSKEAYPDSKYCERHMHRGRNRSRKPVEILSTPPKSAITPPNAIPIINSPTPRKAHSFTSPNLSSRRSSIGGLQENPTSFFMDSAACSPLHGKDYRSSNGHGLKREINEHTFFAEANPISNDDSTWQLAPLTIGSSLSHMKHKPYACDFQTGQHLQSLKDYNLDIPDSHHPKKIMHHFLDESPNKDNKDSWLNSDDKMSIHNKTHLSNSVPKSMHDFFMTQK, from the exons ATGATGAGTGGTGGTGGAAGCTGTAGGTACCCTTTCACTGCAATCCAGTGGCAAGAGCTTGAACACCAAGCTCTTGTTTTCAAGTACATGGCTTCTGGAATCCCTGTTCCGCCGGATCTCCTCTTCTCCATCAGAAGAAGCTTGGATTCCTCGTTTTCCTCGAGTTTTCTCCTGCAACAACCCCAACACACTAGTAGTACTCTATGTTTTCATTTCTTGTATGTTGGATTTTATCTTGTGTTTGCTTTTCATTCAGAACTGATGATTTGCTTTAATTTTTCCGCAGTTGGATGGAATGGATTCCAAGTGGGGTTTGGGAGGAAAATAGATCCAGAACCGGGGAGATGCCGAAGAACAGATGGGAAGAAATGGAGGTGTTCCAAAGAAGCATATCCTGATTCCAAGTACTGTGAAAGACACATGCACAGAGGCAGAAACCGTTCAAGAAAGCCTGTGGAAATACTGTCGACGCCACCAAAATCAGCAATAACACCCCCAAATGCTATTCCAATCATCAACTCACCAACACCCCGAAAAGCACACTCTTTCACTTCACCGAATCTGTCTTCAAGACGTTCATCCATCGGCGGCTTGCAAGAAAATCCCACCAGCTTTTTCATGGATTCCGCCGCTTGTTCCCCTCTACATGGCAAAGATTACAG AAGCAGCAATGGACATGGTCTGAAAAGGGAAATCAACGAACACACGTTTTTCGCAGAGGCGAATCCAATCTCTAACGATGATTCCACTTGGCAACTGGCGCCACTCACCATAGGTTCTTCTCTGTCCCACATGAAACACAAGCCTTATGCTTGTGATTTCCAGACTGGCCAACATTTACAGAGCCTGAAAGATTACAACTTGGACATTCCTGATTCCCATCACCCCAAGAAAATCATGCATCATTTTCTTGACGAAAGCCCAAACAAGGACAACAAAGATTCTTGGCTGAATTCTGATGATAAAATGTCAATCCACAACAAGACTCACCTTTCAAATTCTGTACCGAAGTCTATGCATGACTTCTTCATGACACAAAAATA A
- the LOC140891359 gene encoding protein CTR9 homolog isoform X2, which yields MACVYIPVQNSEEEVRVALDQLPRDATDILDILKAEQAPLDLWLIIAREYFKQGKIEQFRQILEEGSSPEIDEYYADVRYERIAILNALGAYYSYLGKIETLQREKEDHFIQATQYYNKASRIDMHEPSTWIGKGQLLLAKGDVEQAFNAFKIVLDGDHDNVPALLGQACVHFSRGRHSDSLELYKRALQVYPWAPAVRLGIAFCHYKLGHLEKAKQAFRRALQANPDNVEALVALGISDLQTNEAAGIRNGMLKMKRAFDIYPFSAMALNYLANHFFFTGQHFLVEQLTETALAVTLHGPTKAHSYYNLARSYHSKGDYEKAGMYYMASVKESNNPRDFVLPYYGLGQVQLKLGDLRSALTNFEKVLEVQPENCETLKALGHIYAQLDQIEKAQDLFRKATKIDPRDPQAFLDLGELLMSTDISAALDAFKTARNLLKRGNEEVPLELLNNIGALQFERGEFELADETFNEALGEGVWRSFYDDVGESILNLAQSEANGDAPHHEDKPRPSHRRQSSLINNMQYPVDASSTIHHYKDLQLFHRLEEQGIVVNLPWNKVSTLFNFARVLEQMHDTESANILYRLILFKYPDYTDAHLRLAAIAKARNNVQLCLELIGDALKVDEKGPDALLMLGDLELKNDDWVKAKETFRTAKDVTDAKDSYAAVCLGNWNYYAANRSERKSPKLEATHHEKAKELYTKVLLQHPANLYAANGAGMVFAEKGQFDIAKELFTQVQEAASGSFNVQMPDVWINLAHVHFAQGNFALAVKMYQNCLRKFYYNTDSQVLLYLARTHYEAEQWQDCKKTLLRAIHMAPSNYTLRFDVGVALQKFSASTLQKSKRTVDEIRATVAELRNVVRLFSLLSASSNLQFHGFDEKKIETHVAYCKHLLEVANVHCDAAEREEKQNMQRLEVMRQMELAEESRRKAEEQRKIQLDKRKQEDELKQVMQQEKHLERIKEQWKSTNPAPKRKDRSQADDEEGAQGEKKRRKGGKRKKKDKKSRYESEEMEAGVEDREDMGYEDAYADTNTSYGEQYNETNDMEDEQEDIPQDLLAAAGLEDSDAEDVDAASLNMSRRRRALSESDDDEPVQGQPEADEMESDGEVGVDPGGTIDDD from the exons ATGGCGTGTGTATATATACCTGTTCAGAATTCCGAGGAGGAGGTGAGGGTGGCCCTTGATCAACTCCCTCGCGACGCCACAGATATTCTTGACATTCTCAAAGCCGAACAAGCTCCTCTCGATCTCTGGCTTATAATCGCG AGAGAGTACTTCAAACAAGGCAAAATCGAACAATTTCGGCAAATATTAGAAGAAGGGTCTAGTCCTG AAATTGATGAATATTATGCAGATGTGAGATACGAGAGGATAGCCATTTTAAATGCTTTGGGGGCTTATTATAGCTACCTTGGGAAAATTGAGACTCTGCAAAGAGAAAAGGAGGACCATTTTATACAGGCCACACAATATTATAATAAAGCATCAAGAATTGATATGCATGAGCCTTCAACTTGGATTGGGAAAG GTCAGCTTTTACTGGCCAAGGGCGATGTTGAACAGGCTTTTAATGCATTCAAGATTGTATTAGATGGAGATCACGATAATGTGCCTGCTCTTCTTGGTCAG GCATGTGTGCACTTTAGCCGAGGTCGCCATTCAGATTCACTTGAGTTATATAAG AGAGCACTGCAAGTGTATCCTTGGGCTCCTGCTGTAAGACTTGGAATAGCTTTCTGCCATTACAAATTGGGTCATCTCGAAAAGGCAAAGCAAGCATTTCGTCGTGCTTTACAGGCAA ATCCCGACAATGTTGAAGCTCTTGTGGCACTTGGAATTTCAGACCTCCAAACAAACGAAG CTGCTGGTATTAGGAATGGAATGTTGAAGATGAAGAGAGCTTTTGACATATATCCATTCTCTGCAATGGCACTGAATTATCTGGCTAATCATTTCTTCTTCACGGGACAACATTTCCTTGTTGAGCAGCTTACTGAAACTGCACTTGCTGTCACTCTTCATGGCCCAACAAAGGCACATTCTTATTATAATTTGGCTCGGTCTTACCACAGCAAG GGTGACTATGAGAAAGCAGGGATGTACTACATGGCATCTGTAAAGGAAAGCAATAATCCTCGTGACTTTGTGTTGCCTTACTATG GTTTGGGGCAGGTTCAACTGAAATTAGGAGACCTGCGAAGTGCCTTGACCAATTTTGAAAAGGTTTTGGAGGTTCAGCCAGAAAATTGTGAGACCCTAAAA GCTCTTGGACACATTTATGCCCAGCTTGATCAGATTGAGAAGGCCCAAGATCTATTTAGGAAAGCCACGAAAATTGATCCCCGAGATCCTCAG GCTTTCCTGGATCTTGGTGAACTGTTGATGTCAACAGACATTAGTGCTGCATTGGACGCCTTTAAAACC GCTCGTAACCTGCTGAAGAGGGGGAATGAGGAAGTACCTCTAGAGCTACTTAACAATATTGGGGCCCTCCAATTTGAAAGGGGAGAGTTTGAG CTTGCTGATGAGACATTTAATGAAGCACTAGGAGAAGGCGTATGGCGCAGCTTTTATGATGATGTGGGGGAATCTATTTTAAATTTGGCGCAATCAGAGGCTAATGGAGATGCTCCACATCATGAAGATAAGCCAAGGCCCAGTCATAGAAGACAATCCAGTTTAATTAATAACATGCAATATCCTGTTGATGCTAGCTCAACTATCCATCATTATAAGGACTTACAATTGTTTCATCGACTTGAGGAACAGGGTATAGTGGTGAATCTCCCTTGGAATAAAGTTtcgacattatttaattttgctaGAGTACTGGAACAGATGCATGACACTGAATCGGCCAACATCCTATACCGCCTGATATTATTTAAG TATCCAGATTACACAGATGCGCATTTGAGGCTTGCTGCCATTGCAAAAGCTCGAAACAATGTTCAACTTTGTCTTGAACTG ATTGGTGATGCGCTTAAGGTAGATGAGAAGGGCCCAGATGCTTTGTTAATGCTTGGTGACTTGGAGCTTAAGAATGATGACTGGGTGAAGGCCAAAGAAACCTTCCGCACGGCTAAGGATGTAACCGATGCAAAGGATTCCTATGCTGCAGTTTGTTTG GGAAATTGGAACTACTATGCAGCAAATCGCAGTGAGAGAAAATCTCCTAAGTTGGAGGCTACTCATCATGAGAAAGCCAAAGAACTCTACACAAAG GTTCTGCTTCAGCATCCTGCTAACCTCTATGCAGCTAATGGTGCTGGTATGGTGTTTGCGGAAAAAGGTCAATTTGATATAGCCAAGGAACTTTTTACACAG GTCCAAGAAGCGGCGAGTGGAAGTTTCAATGTCCAAATGCCAGATGTTTGGATTAACCTTGCTCATGTTCACTTCGCTCAAGGCAATTTTGCATTAGCTGTGAAAATG TATCAAAATTGTTTGCGCAAGTTTTATTATAATACGGACAGTCAAGTGCTTCTCTACTTAGCGCGTACACACTATGAAGCTGAACAGTGGCAAGATTGTAAGAAAACCTTGCTAAGAGCTATTCACATGGCTCCTTCAAATTATACATTAAGATTTGATGTAGGAGTTGCTCTACAAAAGTTCTCAGCGTCGAcacttcaaaaatcaaaaagaaCTGTGGATGAG ATACGAGCTACAGTAGCAGAGCTCAGGAATGTTGTGCGTTTGTTCAGCTTGCTGTCTGCATCTTCAAACCTTCAATTTCACGGGTTCGATGAAAAGAAAATTGAAACTCATGTGGCATATTGCAAGCACTTGCTTGAAGTAGCTAATGTTCATTGTGATGCTGCTGAGCGGGAAGAGAAACAGAATATGCAAAGACTGGAAGTTATGCGCCAGATGGAGCTGGCTGAAGAATCCCGCAGAAAGGCGGAAGAACAAAGAAAAATTCAG CTAGATAAAAGAAAACAGGAGGATGAACTGAAGCAAGTTATGCAGCAGGAGAAGCATCTGGAGCGTATCAAG GAACAATGGAAGAGTACTAATCCTGCTCCAAAACGAAAAGATAGATCCCAGGCTGACGATGAGGAGGGTGCCCAAGGTGAAAAAAAGAGGAGGAAAGGTGGAAAGCGGAagaaaaaagataagaaatcacgCTACGAATCAGAAGAAATGGAAGCTGGGGTGGAAGATAGAGAAGACATGGGTTATGAAGATGCATACGCAGACACCAATACGAGCTATGGAGAGCAGTATAATGAAACGAATGATATGGAAGATGAACAAGAAGACATTCCTCAGGATCTCCTTGCTGCAGCTGGGCTCGAAGATTCAGATGCTGAGGATGTTGAT GCTGCATCTTTGAACATGAGTCGACGAAGAAGGGCTTTGTCAGAATCCGATGACGACGAACCAGTGCAGGGACAACCAGAGGCAGACGAGATGGAGAGCGACGGAGAAGTTGGAGTTGATCCAGGCGGTACGATTGATGATGATTAA
- the LOC140891359 gene encoding protein CTR9 homolog isoform X1, with protein sequence MACVYIPVQNSEEEVRVALDQLPRDATDILDILKAEQAPLDLWLIIAREYFKQGKIEQFRQILEEGSSPEIDEYYADVRYERIAILNALGAYYSYLGKIETLQREKEDHFIQATQYYNKASRIDMHEPSTWIGKGQLLLAKGDVEQAFNAFKIVLDGDHDNVPALLGQACVHFSRGRHSDSLELYKRALQVYPWAPAVRLGIAFCHYKLGHLEKAKQAFRRALQLDPDNVEALVALGISDLQTNEAAGIRNGMLKMKRAFDIYPFSAMALNYLANHFFFTGQHFLVEQLTETALAVTLHGPTKAHSYYNLARSYHSKGDYEKAGMYYMASVKESNNPRDFVLPYYGLGQVQLKLGDLRSALTNFEKVLEVQPENCETLKALGHIYAQLDQIEKAQDLFRKATKIDPRDPQAFLDLGELLMSTDISAALDAFKTARNLLKRGNEEVPLELLNNIGALQFERGEFELADETFNEALGEGVWRSFYDDVGESILNLAQSEANGDAPHHEDKPRPSHRRQSSLINNMQYPVDASSTIHHYKDLQLFHRLEEQGIVVNLPWNKVSTLFNFARVLEQMHDTESANILYRLILFKYPDYTDAHLRLAAIAKARNNVQLCLELIGDALKVDEKGPDALLMLGDLELKNDDWVKAKETFRTAKDVTDAKDSYAAVCLGNWNYYAANRSERKSPKLEATHHEKAKELYTKVLLQHPANLYAANGAGMVFAEKGQFDIAKELFTQVQEAASGSFNVQMPDVWINLAHVHFAQGNFALAVKMYQNCLRKFYYNTDSQVLLYLARTHYEAEQWQDCKKTLLRAIHMAPSNYTLRFDVGVALQKFSASTLQKSKRTVDEIRATVAELRNVVRLFSLLSASSNLQFHGFDEKKIETHVAYCKHLLEVANVHCDAAEREEKQNMQRLEVMRQMELAEESRRKAEEQRKIQLDKRKQEDELKQVMQQEKHLERIKEQWKSTNPAPKRKDRSQADDEEGAQGEKKRRKGGKRKKKDKKSRYESEEMEAGVEDREDMGYEDAYADTNTSYGEQYNETNDMEDEQEDIPQDLLAAAGLEDSDAEDVDAASLNMSRRRRALSESDDDEPVQGQPEADEMESDGEVGVDPGGTIDDD encoded by the exons ATGGCGTGTGTATATATACCTGTTCAGAATTCCGAGGAGGAGGTGAGGGTGGCCCTTGATCAACTCCCTCGCGACGCCACAGATATTCTTGACATTCTCAAAGCCGAACAAGCTCCTCTCGATCTCTGGCTTATAATCGCG AGAGAGTACTTCAAACAAGGCAAAATCGAACAATTTCGGCAAATATTAGAAGAAGGGTCTAGTCCTG AAATTGATGAATATTATGCAGATGTGAGATACGAGAGGATAGCCATTTTAAATGCTTTGGGGGCTTATTATAGCTACCTTGGGAAAATTGAGACTCTGCAAAGAGAAAAGGAGGACCATTTTATACAGGCCACACAATATTATAATAAAGCATCAAGAATTGATATGCATGAGCCTTCAACTTGGATTGGGAAAG GTCAGCTTTTACTGGCCAAGGGCGATGTTGAACAGGCTTTTAATGCATTCAAGATTGTATTAGATGGAGATCACGATAATGTGCCTGCTCTTCTTGGTCAG GCATGTGTGCACTTTAGCCGAGGTCGCCATTCAGATTCACTTGAGTTATATAAG AGAGCACTGCAAGTGTATCCTTGGGCTCCTGCTGTAAGACTTGGAATAGCTTTCTGCCATTACAAATTGGGTCATCTCGAAAAGGCAAAGCAAGCATTTCGTCGTGCTTTACAG TTAGATCCCGACAATGTTGAAGCTCTTGTGGCACTTGGAATTTCAGACCTCCAAACAAACGAAG CTGCTGGTATTAGGAATGGAATGTTGAAGATGAAGAGAGCTTTTGACATATATCCATTCTCTGCAATGGCACTGAATTATCTGGCTAATCATTTCTTCTTCACGGGACAACATTTCCTTGTTGAGCAGCTTACTGAAACTGCACTTGCTGTCACTCTTCATGGCCCAACAAAGGCACATTCTTATTATAATTTGGCTCGGTCTTACCACAGCAAG GGTGACTATGAGAAAGCAGGGATGTACTACATGGCATCTGTAAAGGAAAGCAATAATCCTCGTGACTTTGTGTTGCCTTACTATG GTTTGGGGCAGGTTCAACTGAAATTAGGAGACCTGCGAAGTGCCTTGACCAATTTTGAAAAGGTTTTGGAGGTTCAGCCAGAAAATTGTGAGACCCTAAAA GCTCTTGGACACATTTATGCCCAGCTTGATCAGATTGAGAAGGCCCAAGATCTATTTAGGAAAGCCACGAAAATTGATCCCCGAGATCCTCAG GCTTTCCTGGATCTTGGTGAACTGTTGATGTCAACAGACATTAGTGCTGCATTGGACGCCTTTAAAACC GCTCGTAACCTGCTGAAGAGGGGGAATGAGGAAGTACCTCTAGAGCTACTTAACAATATTGGGGCCCTCCAATTTGAAAGGGGAGAGTTTGAG CTTGCTGATGAGACATTTAATGAAGCACTAGGAGAAGGCGTATGGCGCAGCTTTTATGATGATGTGGGGGAATCTATTTTAAATTTGGCGCAATCAGAGGCTAATGGAGATGCTCCACATCATGAAGATAAGCCAAGGCCCAGTCATAGAAGACAATCCAGTTTAATTAATAACATGCAATATCCTGTTGATGCTAGCTCAACTATCCATCATTATAAGGACTTACAATTGTTTCATCGACTTGAGGAACAGGGTATAGTGGTGAATCTCCCTTGGAATAAAGTTtcgacattatttaattttgctaGAGTACTGGAACAGATGCATGACACTGAATCGGCCAACATCCTATACCGCCTGATATTATTTAAG TATCCAGATTACACAGATGCGCATTTGAGGCTTGCTGCCATTGCAAAAGCTCGAAACAATGTTCAACTTTGTCTTGAACTG ATTGGTGATGCGCTTAAGGTAGATGAGAAGGGCCCAGATGCTTTGTTAATGCTTGGTGACTTGGAGCTTAAGAATGATGACTGGGTGAAGGCCAAAGAAACCTTCCGCACGGCTAAGGATGTAACCGATGCAAAGGATTCCTATGCTGCAGTTTGTTTG GGAAATTGGAACTACTATGCAGCAAATCGCAGTGAGAGAAAATCTCCTAAGTTGGAGGCTACTCATCATGAGAAAGCCAAAGAACTCTACACAAAG GTTCTGCTTCAGCATCCTGCTAACCTCTATGCAGCTAATGGTGCTGGTATGGTGTTTGCGGAAAAAGGTCAATTTGATATAGCCAAGGAACTTTTTACACAG GTCCAAGAAGCGGCGAGTGGAAGTTTCAATGTCCAAATGCCAGATGTTTGGATTAACCTTGCTCATGTTCACTTCGCTCAAGGCAATTTTGCATTAGCTGTGAAAATG TATCAAAATTGTTTGCGCAAGTTTTATTATAATACGGACAGTCAAGTGCTTCTCTACTTAGCGCGTACACACTATGAAGCTGAACAGTGGCAAGATTGTAAGAAAACCTTGCTAAGAGCTATTCACATGGCTCCTTCAAATTATACATTAAGATTTGATGTAGGAGTTGCTCTACAAAAGTTCTCAGCGTCGAcacttcaaaaatcaaaaagaaCTGTGGATGAG ATACGAGCTACAGTAGCAGAGCTCAGGAATGTTGTGCGTTTGTTCAGCTTGCTGTCTGCATCTTCAAACCTTCAATTTCACGGGTTCGATGAAAAGAAAATTGAAACTCATGTGGCATATTGCAAGCACTTGCTTGAAGTAGCTAATGTTCATTGTGATGCTGCTGAGCGGGAAGAGAAACAGAATATGCAAAGACTGGAAGTTATGCGCCAGATGGAGCTGGCTGAAGAATCCCGCAGAAAGGCGGAAGAACAAAGAAAAATTCAG CTAGATAAAAGAAAACAGGAGGATGAACTGAAGCAAGTTATGCAGCAGGAGAAGCATCTGGAGCGTATCAAG GAACAATGGAAGAGTACTAATCCTGCTCCAAAACGAAAAGATAGATCCCAGGCTGACGATGAGGAGGGTGCCCAAGGTGAAAAAAAGAGGAGGAAAGGTGGAAAGCGGAagaaaaaagataagaaatcacgCTACGAATCAGAAGAAATGGAAGCTGGGGTGGAAGATAGAGAAGACATGGGTTATGAAGATGCATACGCAGACACCAATACGAGCTATGGAGAGCAGTATAATGAAACGAATGATATGGAAGATGAACAAGAAGACATTCCTCAGGATCTCCTTGCTGCAGCTGGGCTCGAAGATTCAGATGCTGAGGATGTTGAT GCTGCATCTTTGAACATGAGTCGACGAAGAAGGGCTTTGTCAGAATCCGATGACGACGAACCAGTGCAGGGACAACCAGAGGCAGACGAGATGGAGAGCGACGGAGAAGTTGGAGTTGATCCAGGCGGTACGATTGATGATGATTAA